One window from the genome of Bradyrhizobium xenonodulans encodes:
- a CDS encoding glutathione S-transferase family protein yields MPSYRLHYFPESGNSYKLALMLTLCGERFEPVWTDFGGGVTRTAEWRKAVNEMGEIPVLEVDGVKMTQTAPLLLKLAEQYGRFGAETEEEKFELLRWLFWDNHKLTGYMATYRFMRAFTQNNDPQVLKHFRRRLEDFLGILDGHLQHNAFAIGTRPTVADISMMAYLHYPSDEHGFDFRASHHAIHAWLGRMAALPGWKSAYELLPGQRMTNYAK; encoded by the coding sequence ATGCCCAGCTACCGCCTGCACTACTTCCCGGAATCCGGCAACAGCTACAAACTGGCGCTGATGCTGACGCTTTGCGGCGAGAGGTTCGAGCCGGTGTGGACCGATTTCGGCGGCGGCGTCACGCGCACGGCGGAGTGGCGCAAGGCCGTCAACGAGATGGGCGAAATTCCCGTGCTCGAGGTCGACGGCGTGAAGATGACGCAGACTGCGCCCCTCCTGCTCAAGCTCGCCGAGCAATATGGCCGTTTCGGCGCCGAGACAGAGGAAGAAAAGTTCGAGCTGCTGCGCTGGCTGTTCTGGGACAACCACAAGCTCACCGGCTACATGGCGACCTATCGCTTCATGCGGGCCTTCACGCAAAACAACGATCCGCAGGTGCTGAAGCATTTTCGCCGGCGGCTGGAGGACTTCCTCGGCATTCTCGACGGACACCTGCAGCACAACGCTTTTGCGATCGGCACCCGGCCGACGGTCGCCGACATCTCGATGATGGCCTATCTGCACTATCCGAGCGACGAGCACGGCTTCGATTTCAGGGCAAGCCATCACGCCATCCACGCCTGGCTCGGCCGCATGGCCGCGCTGCCCGGCTGGAAGTCGGCCTATGAGCTGCTGCCCGGGCAGCGGATGACGAACTACGCGAAGTGA
- a CDS encoding CaiB/BaiF CoA transferase family protein, protein MEKGIFAGLKVLDCASFIAAPAAATVLSDFGAEVVKIEPPGTGDPYRNLPNLPGYPTGEHNFAWLLEARNKKSIALDLSRPEAQAVLYKLVEEADVFITNMPPPVRAKLGITYDHLAHLNDRLIYASFTGYGEKGEEANKPGFDSNAYWARSGLMDLVRADTDTTPARSVAGMGDHPCAMAFYGAIVTALYQREKTGKGSHVASNLMANGVWAASVLAQAKLCGAKFGERRPRERALNAVANHYQCKDGRWLILSLLNEERQWPTLARCLGCEDLIDDPRFATKADRHARSVELIRILDDTFATRDLADWRKILDGNGLVFGVVAILDDIPNDKQMLDNEVLVPFENDTMLTISSPIWIDGAKKVQPRKPPGVGEHSDEILRGAGYNEAAIKQLRSSGAVG, encoded by the coding sequence ATGGAAAAAGGCATTTTTGCGGGCCTGAAGGTTCTGGATTGCGCGAGCTTCATCGCAGCGCCCGCGGCCGCGACCGTGCTGTCGGATTTCGGCGCCGAGGTCGTCAAGATCGAGCCGCCCGGCACGGGGGACCCCTATCGCAATCTGCCGAACCTGCCCGGCTATCCGACCGGCGAACACAATTTCGCGTGGCTGTTGGAGGCCCGCAACAAGAAGAGCATCGCGCTGGACCTGTCCAGGCCCGAAGCGCAGGCCGTTCTCTACAAGCTGGTGGAAGAGGCCGACGTCTTCATCACCAACATGCCGCCGCCGGTGCGCGCCAAGCTCGGCATCACCTATGACCACCTCGCCCATCTCAACGACCGGCTGATCTACGCCTCCTTCACCGGCTATGGCGAGAAGGGCGAGGAGGCCAACAAGCCCGGCTTCGACAGCAACGCCTATTGGGCGCGCTCCGGCCTGATGGACCTCGTCCGCGCCGACACCGACACGACGCCGGCCCGCTCGGTCGCCGGCATGGGCGACCACCCCTGTGCGATGGCGTTCTACGGCGCGATCGTCACCGCGCTCTATCAGCGCGAAAAGACCGGCAAGGGCTCGCATGTCGCCTCCAATCTGATGGCGAACGGGGTGTGGGCGGCGAGCGTGCTGGCGCAGGCAAAACTGTGTGGCGCCAAGTTCGGCGAACGGCGGCCGCGCGAGCGGGCGCTGAACGCGGTCGCCAACCACTATCAGTGCAAGGATGGGCGCTGGCTGATCCTGTCGCTGCTGAATGAGGAGCGGCAGTGGCCGACGCTGGCACGCTGCCTGGGCTGCGAGGATTTGATCGACGATCCCCGCTTCGCCACCAAGGCCGACCGTCACGCCCGCTCGGTCGAGCTGATCAGGATTCTGGACGACACGTTCGCGACCAGGGACCTCGCCGACTGGCGCAAGATTCTCGACGGCAACGGCCTCGTGTTCGGCGTCGTCGCCATTCTCGACGACATCCCGAACGACAAGCAGATGCTCGACAACGAGGTACTGGTCCCGTTCGAGAATGACACCATGCTCACCATCTCCAGCCCGATCTGGATCGACGGCGCCAAAAAGGTCCAGCCGCGCAAGCCGCCCGGCGTCGGCGAGCACAGTGACGAGATTTTGCGTGGCGCGGGATACAACGAGGCGGCGATCAAGCAGCTAAGGTCGTCGGGAGCTGTGGGGTAG
- the putA gene encoding bifunctional proline dehydrogenase/L-glutamate gamma-semialdehyde dehydrogenase PutA, which translates to MPDIPPPFSAPYAPDDAEIAARLLPASHLPPPQAARIDRTATRLIEAIRKRDDRLGGVEDMLREFALSTKEGLALMVLAEALLRVPDARTADQFIEDKLGEGDFIHHETKSTAFLVNASAWALGLSARVIQPGETPDGTIGRLVKRLGAPAVRTATRQAMRLMGNHFVLGETIEQALERGKPRSGQKPRYSFDMLGEGARTAADAKRYFDAYASAIDTIGKAAGAHPLPDRPGISVKLSALHPRFEAISRDRVMAELVQLLLDLARRAKAHDLNFTVDAEEADRLELSLDVIAATLADASLKGWDGFGLAIQAYQKRASAVIDYVDALARAHDRKLMVRLVKGAYWDTEIKRAQERGLDGYPVFTRKAMTDLNYVACASQLLALRPRIFPQFATHNALTVATVLEMAGSGGGFEFQRLHGMGEALYEQLAKDHPDIAYRTYAPVGSHRDLLAYLVRRLLENGANSSFVAQAADYRVPVQALLQRPADAIVRPQQAAHPKIPLPGDLFAPERRNSRGVEFGARAALDRLLADVKTGAADLKPITEATADRANAAIAAARAGFTAWSRTPAAVRAAALEQAAHLLESRSAHFIALLQAEGGRTLDDALSELREAADFCRYYAAQGRKLFGTDSLMPGPTGESNVLAMRGRGVFVAISPWNFPLAIFLGQVTAALMAGNSVVAKPAEQTPRIAREAVALLHEAGIPTSALHLVPGDGQIGATLTAHADIAGVVFTGSTDVARLINRTLAAKGGPIVPLIAETGGINAMIADATALPEQVADDVVTSAFRSAGQRCSALRLLFVQEDVADRMIEMIAGAARELKIGDPADVATHVGPVIDLEAKQRLDAHIARMKTEARLHFAGHAPDGCFVAPHIFELRDAGQLTEEVFGPILHVVRFRAENLERVLAAIARTGYGLTLGVHSRIDDTVEAIIDRVQIGNIYVNRNMIGAVVGVQPFGGNGLSGTGPKAGGPHYLARFATEQTVTINTAAAGGNAALLAGEE; encoded by the coding sequence ATGCCAGACATCCCGCCTCCCTTCTCCGCCCCCTACGCGCCCGATGACGCCGAGATTGCCGCGCGCCTTTTGCCGGCCTCACATCTGCCCCCGCCGCAGGCGGCGCGGATCGACCGCACCGCGACGCGGCTGATCGAGGCGATCCGCAAGCGCGACGACCGGCTCGGCGGGGTCGAGGACATGCTGCGGGAGTTCGCGCTCTCGACCAAGGAAGGGCTGGCGCTGATGGTGCTGGCCGAGGCGCTGCTGCGCGTGCCGGACGCCCGCACCGCCGACCAGTTCATCGAGGACAAGCTCGGCGAGGGCGATTTCATCCATCACGAGACCAAGTCCACGGCGTTCCTGGTCAACGCCTCAGCCTGGGCGCTCGGCCTGTCGGCGCGGGTGATCCAGCCCGGTGAGACGCCCGACGGCACCATCGGCCGGCTGGTGAAGCGGCTCGGCGCGCCGGCGGTGCGCACCGCCACGCGCCAGGCGATGCGGCTGATGGGCAATCATTTCGTGTTGGGCGAGACCATCGAGCAAGCGCTGGAGCGGGGCAAACCGCGCTCCGGCCAGAAGCCGCGCTACTCCTTCGACATGCTCGGCGAAGGCGCGCGCACGGCGGCCGACGCCAAGCGCTATTTCGATGCGTATGCCAGTGCGATCGACACCATCGGCAAGGCGGCCGGCGCCCATCCCCTGCCCGACCGGCCCGGCATCTCCGTGAAACTCTCGGCGCTGCATCCGCGCTTCGAGGCGATCAGCCGCGACCGCGTGATGGCCGAGCTGGTGCAGCTGCTGCTGGACCTCGCGCGGCGCGCCAAGGCGCATGATCTGAATTTTACCGTCGATGCCGAGGAGGCCGACCGGCTGGAGCTGTCGCTCGACGTGATCGCGGCGACACTCGCCGATGCCTCGCTCAAAGGCTGGGACGGATTTGGCCTCGCGATCCAAGCCTATCAGAAGCGCGCCAGCGCCGTGATCGACTATGTCGACGCGCTCGCCCGCGCGCATGACCGCAAGCTGATGGTGCGGCTGGTCAAGGGCGCCTATTGGGACACCGAGATCAAGCGTGCGCAGGAGCGTGGGCTCGACGGCTATCCCGTGTTCACGCGCAAGGCGATGACGGATCTGAATTACGTCGCCTGCGCGTCACAACTGTTGGCCTTGCGGCCGCGCATCTTCCCGCAATTCGCCACCCACAACGCGCTGACGGTCGCGACCGTGCTGGAGATGGCCGGGAGCGGCGGCGGTTTCGAATTCCAGCGCCTGCACGGCATGGGCGAAGCGCTCTACGAGCAGCTCGCCAAGGATCACCCAGATATCGCCTACCGCACCTATGCGCCGGTCGGCAGCCACCGCGATTTGCTCGCTTATCTGGTTCGGCGGCTTTTGGAGAACGGCGCCAATTCCTCCTTCGTGGCGCAGGCGGCCGATTATCGCGTGCCGGTCCAGGCGCTGTTGCAGCGACCGGCCGATGCCATCGTCCGCCCGCAACAGGCGGCCCATCCCAAAATTCCGCTGCCGGGCGATCTGTTCGCGCCGGAGCGGCGCAATTCGCGCGGCGTCGAATTCGGCGCGCGTGCTGCGCTTGACCGGTTGCTGGCCGACGTCAAGACCGGGGCAGCCGATCTCAAGCCCATCACTGAAGCAACGGCGGATCGGGCCAATGCGGCGATCGCCGCAGCGCGCGCCGGCTTTACGGCCTGGAGCCGGACGCCGGCAGCGGTGCGCGCGGCGGCGCTTGAGCAGGCCGCGCATCTGCTGGAGAGCCGGAGCGCGCATTTCATCGCGCTGCTGCAAGCCGAGGGCGGCAGGACGCTCGACGATGCGCTGTCGGAGCTGCGCGAGGCCGCCGACTTCTGCCGCTATTATGCCGCGCAGGGCCGCAAGCTGTTCGGCACCGATAGCCTCATGCCGGGCCCGACCGGCGAAAGCAACGTGCTCGCCATGCGCGGCCGCGGCGTCTTCGTCGCGATCTCCCCGTGGAATTTTCCGCTGGCGATCTTCCTGGGCCAGGTCACGGCGGCGCTGATGGCCGGCAACAGCGTGGTGGCCAAGCCTGCCGAGCAGACGCCGCGTATCGCGCGTGAGGCCGTAGCCCTGCTGCACGAGGCCGGCATCCCCACGAGCGCGCTGCATCTCGTCCCCGGCGACGGCCAGATCGGCGCCACGCTGACCGCGCATGCGGATATCGCGGGCGTCGTCTTCACCGGCTCGACCGACGTGGCGCGGCTGATCAACCGGACGCTCGCCGCCAAGGGCGGGCCGATCGTGCCGCTGATCGCGGAGACCGGCGGCATCAACGCCATGATCGCGGATGCGACTGCGTTGCCCGAGCAGGTCGCCGACGACGTTGTGACCTCGGCATTTCGTTCCGCCGGCCAGCGCTGCTCGGCGCTGCGGCTGTTGTTCGTGCAGGAGGACGTCGCCGACCGCATGATCGAGATGATTGCGGGCGCGGCGCGCGAGCTGAAGATCGGCGATCCCGCCGACGTTGCAACCCATGTCGGGCCGGTGATCGATCTCGAGGCCAAGCAGCGGCTCGATGCGCACATCGCGCGGATGAAGACCGAAGCGCGGCTGCACTTTGCAGGCCATGCGCCCGACGGCTGCTTCGTCGCGCCGCATATCTTTGAGCTCAGGGATGCCGGCCAGCTCACCGAGGAGGTGTTCGGTCCGATCCTCCACGTCGTGCGCTTTCGCGCCGAAAACCTCGAACGTGTGCTGGCTGCAATCGCGCGCACCGGCTACGGGCTCACGCTCGGGGTTCATTCCCGCATCGACGACACGGTCGAAGCCATCATCGACCGTGTCCAAATCGGCAACATCTACGTCAACCGCAACATGATCGGCGCCGTGGTCGGCGTGCAGCCGTTCGGCGGCAACGGCCTGTCCGGAACCGGCCCCAAGGCCGGCGGTCCGCATTACCTCGCGCGCTTTGCGACCGAGCAGACCGTGACGATCAACACCGCAGCCGCCGGCGGCAACGCTGCCCTGCTTGCGGGGGAGGAGTGA
- a CDS encoding Lrp/AsnC ligand binding domain-containing protein, translated as MELDRIDRKILAILQQDGRIANVELAERIGLSPTSVGERLKRLQREGFVEGYGARLNPHRLGLGLLVFVEVLLDKTTPDNFERFARAVKLAPEVLECHMVAGGFDYLVKARLADMTAYRRFLGETLLSMPGVRETRTYAVMEEIKRDAPLPVD; from the coding sequence ATGGAACTTGATCGAATCGACCGGAAGATCCTCGCGATCCTGCAGCAGGATGGGCGAATCGCCAATGTCGAACTCGCCGAGCGCATCGGGCTGTCGCCGACCTCGGTCGGTGAGCGGCTAAAGCGGTTGCAGCGGGAGGGCTTTGTCGAGGGCTATGGTGCACGGCTCAATCCGCACCGGCTCGGCCTCGGGCTTCTGGTGTTCGTCGAAGTGCTGCTCGACAAGACCACGCCCGACAATTTCGAGCGCTTCGCGCGCGCGGTAAAACTCGCGCCCGAGGTGCTGGAGTGTCACATGGTTGCAGGCGGCTTCGACTATCTTGTGAAGGCGCGGCTTGCGGACATGACCGCCTATCGGCGCTTCCTCGGCGAGACCCTGCTGTCGATGCCGGGTGTGCGCGAGACGCGAACCTATGCGGTGATGGAGGAGATCAAGCGCGACGCACCGTTGCCGGTGGACTAA
- a CDS encoding cold-shock protein gives MAKGTVKWFNPTKGYGFIQPASGGKDVFVHISAVQKAGLSSLNEGQTVEYEEIANRGKTSAENLKV, from the coding sequence ATGGCTAAAGGTACGGTCAAGTGGTTCAACCCGACGAAGGGTTATGGATTTATCCAGCCTGCGTCGGGCGGTAAGGATGTGTTCGTGCATATCTCGGCAGTGCAGAAAGCCGGTCTGTCGTCCCTGAACGAAGGACAGACGGTGGAATACGAAGAGATCGCAAACCGGGGCAAGACCTCCGCAGAGAACCTCAAAGTATAA
- the sorB gene encoding SorB family sulfite dehydrogenase c-type cytochrome subunit, which translates to MQRTVLLAVSLAFAAVAGSALAASVNYKTPDEVAAFKPGPNLEVVQGNCTACHSSDYVATQPPMKDRKGFWQAEVTKMIKVYGAPIDDADVGKIVDYLAATY; encoded by the coding sequence ATGCAGCGCACCGTTCTCCTCGCCGTCTCGCTCGCCTTCGCCGCCGTGGCGGGTTCGGCACTTGCAGCGTCGGTCAATTACAAGACCCCCGATGAGGTCGCGGCGTTCAAGCCAGGGCCAAATCTCGAGGTGGTGCAAGGCAATTGCACCGCCTGCCACTCGTCCGACTACGTCGCCACGCAGCCGCCGATGAAGGACAGGAAGGGCTTCTGGCAAGCCGAGGTGACCAAGATGATCAAGGTCTATGGCGCACCGATCGACGATGCCGATGTCGGCAAGATCGTCGATTATCTGGCCGCGACTTATTGA
- the sorA gene encoding SorA family sulfite dehydrogenase catalytic subunit gives MFDRRDLLKGAGLAAVAATLNSTRALALDTVTLPFANGERPLVKYPQKRAMIGLTSRPPQLETPFAIFNDGPITPNNAFFVRYHLSDLPYNLDPDKFTLQVKGKVDKPLTLSLKDIRKMKASEIVAVNQCSGNSRGLVEPRVAGGQLANGAMGNARWRGVPLKAVLEMAGVQSGAKQVTFNGMDGPVSDKTPDFVKALDLDHATDGEVMLAFGMNGEDLPFLNGFPLRLIVPGYYGTYWVKHLNEITVIDNVYDGFWMKSAYRIPDTPNNAIEPGTAPKATIPINRFTIRSFITNVADGAKLKAGRTTLRGIAFDGGKGIKEVAVSTDGGKTWTNAKLGKDLGKYSFREWMLPVKLAAGTVELKVRATGNGGETQPDTPRWNPAGYLRNVVETVRVSVA, from the coding sequence ATGTTTGATCGACGCGACCTGCTCAAAGGAGCGGGCCTTGCCGCTGTTGCGGCCACACTGAATTCCACCAGGGCGCTGGCGCTCGACACCGTCACGCTCCCCTTCGCCAATGGCGAACGGCCGCTGGTGAAATATCCGCAGAAGCGGGCGATGATCGGCCTGACCAGCCGGCCGCCGCAGCTCGAGACGCCGTTCGCGATATTCAACGACGGCCCGATCACGCCGAATAACGCATTCTTCGTGCGCTATCACCTCTCCGACCTGCCCTACAATCTCGACCCCGACAAATTCACGCTTCAAGTCAAGGGCAAGGTCGACAAGCCGCTCACGCTGTCGCTCAAGGACATCAGGAAGATGAAGGCGAGCGAGATCGTCGCCGTCAACCAGTGCTCGGGCAACAGCCGCGGCCTCGTCGAGCCGCGCGTTGCCGGCGGCCAGCTCGCCAACGGCGCGATGGGCAATGCGCGCTGGCGCGGCGTCCCGCTGAAGGCCGTGCTCGAGATGGCGGGCGTGCAGAGCGGCGCCAAGCAGGTAACCTTCAACGGCATGGACGGTCCGGTCAGCGACAAGACGCCCGATTTCGTCAAGGCGCTCGATCTCGACCACGCCACCGACGGCGAGGTGATGCTGGCCTTTGGCATGAACGGCGAGGATCTGCCGTTCCTCAACGGCTTTCCGCTGCGCCTGATCGTGCCCGGCTATTACGGCACCTACTGGGTCAAGCACCTCAACGAGATCACCGTCATCGACAATGTCTATGACGGCTTCTGGATGAAGTCCGCCTATCGCATTCCCGATACGCCGAACAATGCGATCGAGCCGGGCACCGCGCCGAAGGCGACGATCCCGATCAACCGCTTCACCATCCGCTCCTTCATCACCAACGTTGCCGACGGCGCGAAGCTGAAGGCGGGACGCACGACGCTGCGCGGCATCGCCTTCGACGGCGGCAAGGGCATCAAGGAGGTCGCAGTCTCTACCGACGGCGGCAAGACCTGGACCAATGCCAAGCTCGGCAAGGATCTCGGCAAATATTCGTTCCGCGAATGGATGCTGCCGGTGAAGCTCGCGGCAGGCACCGTCGAGCTGAAGGTCCGCGCCACCGGCAATGGCGGCGAGACACAGCCGGATACGCCGCGCTGGAACCCCGCGGGTTACTTACGCAACGTCGTCGAAACCGTTCGCGTCAGCGTGGCCTGA
- a CDS encoding adenylate/guanylate cyclase domain-containing protein, whose product MAATASSRLSELVRATSARQVRLVCGIILFAYVVSHFLNHALGNISVDAMEAGVYYHVLFWQFLPVTIVFYAAALIHAGLGVFALYQRREFRWKTVEPLQLVLGLSIPLLVMAHVIGIRLGLTLYGHEKLYPQELYLFFVLAPARLWQMTILLVVAWVHGCVGIYFWLRMKTFFTRAAPYLLAAAVLIPTLAMLGIYQSGRSVAADSDDADWRKTNYTRQQVGTVAENKVLERISSGLVMGYFGLLGVVLLARGVRALRERRGGMIALSYGNGKTVRVPKGLSVLEASLRHNVPHASVCGGRARCSTCRIRIIGDHAALPGPSQREAFVLARVGTADPSIRLACQLRPDSDLSFFQLFMPHTLPGSAHASAPARIGQERYLVSLFVDMRGSTQLAEKRLPFDTVFIVNRFLGAVSQAVIENGGQPNQFVGDGMLALFGLSTDPHEACRQALKAASSIARHIDELNELLSHDLRQPIRFGIGIHGGEVIIGDIGYRDHIVFTALGDAVNVAARLQDMTKTLACEAIVSEEVRRTAGLADDALPQQEVAIRGRDEPMAVRVVADARGLTALVDRSERVAA is encoded by the coding sequence ATGGCCGCCACCGCATCCTCACGATTGTCCGAGCTCGTCCGCGCCACCAGCGCGCGGCAGGTGCGGCTGGTCTGCGGCATCATCCTGTTCGCTTACGTGGTCAGCCATTTCCTCAACCATGCGCTCGGCAACATCTCGGTCGATGCCATGGAGGCCGGGGTCTATTACCACGTCCTGTTCTGGCAGTTCCTGCCCGTGACGATCGTGTTCTACGCAGCCGCGCTGATCCACGCGGGGCTCGGTGTATTCGCGCTGTATCAGCGTCGCGAGTTTCGCTGGAAGACCGTCGAGCCGCTTCAGCTCGTGCTGGGCCTCAGCATCCCCCTGCTGGTCATGGCGCATGTGATCGGGATACGGCTCGGCCTGACGCTCTACGGGCACGAGAAGCTTTATCCGCAGGAGCTTTATTTGTTCTTCGTCCTGGCGCCCGCCCGGCTCTGGCAGATGACGATCTTGCTCGTGGTCGCCTGGGTGCACGGCTGCGTCGGCATATACTTCTGGCTGCGCATGAAGACCTTCTTCACGCGCGCCGCGCCCTATCTGCTCGCCGCCGCCGTCCTGATCCCGACGCTTGCGATGCTCGGCATCTACCAGAGCGGGCGCAGCGTTGCCGCCGACAGCGACGACGCGGACTGGCGCAAGACGAATTATACGAGGCAACAGGTCGGCACGGTTGCGGAAAACAAGGTGCTCGAGCGCATCAGCAGCGGCCTCGTCATGGGCTATTTCGGCCTGCTCGGCGTGGTGCTGCTCGCAAGAGGCGTGCGCGCCTTGCGCGAACGGCGCGGCGGCATGATCGCGCTGTCCTATGGCAACGGCAAGACGGTGCGCGTGCCCAAGGGCCTCTCCGTGCTGGAAGCGAGCCTGCGCCACAATGTGCCGCATGCGAGCGTCTGCGGCGGCCGCGCCCGCTGCTCGACCTGCCGCATCCGCATCATCGGCGATCATGCCGCCCTCCCCGGACCTTCGCAGCGCGAGGCCTTCGTGCTCGCACGTGTCGGCACCGCCGATCCCTCGATCCGGCTCGCCTGCCAGCTTCGGCCCGACTCCGACCTCTCCTTCTTCCAGCTCTTCATGCCGCACACGCTGCCGGGGAGTGCGCACGCGTCGGCGCCGGCGCGAATCGGCCAGGAGCGCTATCTCGTCAGCCTGTTCGTGGACATGCGCGGCTCGACGCAGCTCGCCGAGAAGCGGTTGCCGTTCGACACCGTCTTCATCGTCAACCGTTTCCTCGGCGCGGTGTCGCAGGCCGTGATCGAGAATGGCGGGCAGCCGAACCAGTTCGTCGGCGACGGCATGCTGGCGCTGTTCGGCCTGTCAACCGATCCGCACGAGGCCTGCCGGCAGGCGCTGAAGGCCGCTAGCAGCATCGCCAGGCATATCGACGAGCTCAACGAGCTCTTGAGCCACGATCTGCGCCAACCGATCCGCTTCGGCATCGGCATCCACGGCGGCGAAGTCATCATCGGCGACATCGGCTATCGCGATCACATCGTCTTCACGGCGCTCGGCGATGCCGTCAACGTCGCCGCCCGGCTCCAGGACATGACCAAGACACTGGCCTGCGAAGCCATCGTCTCGGAAGAGGTCCGCCGCACTGCCGGCCTTGCCGACGACGCGCTGCCCCAGCAGGAGGTCGCGATCCGCGGCCGCGACGAGCCGATGGCCGTGCGCGTTGTTGCGGATGCGAGGGGGCTGACGGCGCTGGTTGATCGCAGCGAGCGCGTCGCCGCCTAA
- a CDS encoding glycosyltransferase family 39 protein — MTLLRIVYASGIELRTDEAYYWTWSKEASLSFLDHPPMIAWLIRFGTAIFGDTVLGVRFGGIVAMLVTQLLLADIVRRLTHDARAIMFAVLMPEAALYYGLLMAKVAPDVAMIPFAVAMMWSLVRLVQSGNGRWWLAAGLFAGLSMLSKFTAIMFAPAVAAFLLVPDWRWRWLRSPYPYLAVLIAIAAFSPVLIWNAQYDWASFRFQGVRATANYGISLRTIGDYIGLQFGLVGFVMLPVVLTGLVLTAWRGYRTREPVAILLSTAVLVPFLYFFFKSLTLRVGDTWPMFMWPVGFAAAAINLVMLSRENRSARLIRSSLFWVKTAVASGIAFVVIVFLYYVAAPWNLLGKIDPIGAEAGYEQVAARAQAALDETGATWIATTDYRTYAMMRWLFRGRVPVIELNERGRFQDFADPGMDRIKGHAGIYVGREPDNRSSLWENIPAKREQLGQVERRWRGLVMDTYVLEKLTGWTPELSPPKDSPLFHWKVLAGEFGAKLARLLLPTPGGGGSIARSASGVG, encoded by the coding sequence ATGACGCTGCTGCGCATCGTCTACGCCTCGGGAATCGAGCTGCGCACCGACGAGGCCTATTACTGGACCTGGTCGAAGGAGGCTTCGCTCAGCTTCCTCGATCATCCCCCGATGATTGCCTGGCTGATCCGCTTCGGCACCGCGATCTTCGGCGACACCGTGCTTGGCGTCCGCTTTGGTGGCATCGTCGCGATGCTGGTGACGCAGCTCCTGCTCGCCGACATCGTCCGCCGTCTCACCCATGATGCCCGCGCGATCATGTTCGCGGTGCTGATGCCGGAGGCCGCGCTCTATTACGGCCTGCTGATGGCCAAAGTCGCCCCCGACGTCGCCATGATCCCGTTCGCGGTGGCGATGATGTGGTCGCTGGTTCGGCTGGTGCAAAGCGGCAACGGCCGCTGGTGGCTCGCGGCCGGGCTGTTCGCGGGATTGTCGATGCTGTCGAAATTCACCGCGATCATGTTCGCGCCGGCGGTTGCCGCGTTCCTGTTGGTGCCGGATTGGCGCTGGCGATGGCTGCGCAGCCCGTATCCGTATCTCGCGGTCCTGATCGCGATCGCGGCATTTTCGCCGGTGCTGATCTGGAACGCGCAGTACGATTGGGCCTCGTTCCGTTTCCAGGGCGTGCGCGCCACCGCCAATTACGGCATCTCGCTGCGCACCATCGGCGACTACATCGGCCTGCAATTCGGCCTCGTCGGCTTCGTGATGCTGCCGGTGGTGCTGACCGGGCTGGTGCTGACGGCGTGGCGCGGCTATCGGACGCGCGAGCCTGTCGCGATTTTGCTGTCGACCGCGGTGCTGGTGCCGTTCCTGTATTTCTTCTTCAAGTCGCTGACGCTGCGGGTCGGCGACACCTGGCCGATGTTCATGTGGCCGGTCGGCTTCGCGGCGGCCGCCATCAATCTCGTCATGCTGTCACGCGAAAACCGGTCGGCGCGGTTGATCCGGTCGAGCCTGTTCTGGGTGAAGACCGCGGTCGCCTCAGGCATTGCCTTCGTCGTCATCGTGTTCCTCTATTACGTCGCCGCGCCCTGGAATCTCCTCGGCAAGATCGATCCGATCGGCGCGGAAGCCGGCTACGAGCAGGTCGCCGCGCGCGCGCAGGCCGCACTCGATGAGACCGGCGCGACCTGGATCGCCACCACGGACTACCGCACCTACGCCATGATGCGCTGGCTGTTCAGGGGCCGCGTGCCCGTGATCGAGCTTAACGAGCGCGGTCGCTTCCAGGATTTTGCCGACCCCGGCATGGACCGGATCAAGGGCCACGCGGGCATCTATGTCGGCCGCGAGCCGGACAATCGTTCGTCGCTATGGGAGAACATCCCGGCCAAGCGAGAGCAACTTGGCCAGGTCGAGCGGCGCTGGCGCGGCCTCGTGATGGACACCTACGTGCTGGAAAAACTCACCGGATGGACGCCGGAGCTCTCACCGCCAAAGGACTCGCCGCTGTTTCACTGGAAGGTGCTGGCGGGGGAATTCGGCGCGAAACTCGCTCGTCTTCTCTTACCCACCCCTGGAGGGGGAGGGTCGATCGCGCGCAGCGCGAGCGGGGTGGGGTGA